A single Bos mutus isolate GX-2022 chromosome 16, NWIPB_WYAK_1.1, whole genome shotgun sequence DNA region contains:
- the GOLT1A gene encoding vesicle transport protein GOT1A, translating into MSLWCYSFTRACAHLPLPSHPPLRAWKPRFRVTAEPPCLPPPEGTCPGTTGAAAASQLAPQTHPTTTSLPIAEIGVGTTGFGIFFILFGMLLYFDSVLLAFGNLLFLTGLSLIIGLRRTFSFFFQRHKFKGTSFFLGGVVIVLLRWPLLGMCLETYGFFSLFRGFFPVAFGFLGSASNIPFLSSLFQRLQGTSSMV; encoded by the exons ATGAGTCTTTGGTGCTACTCTTTCACCCGG GCTTGTGCCCACCTGCCCCTTCCTTCCCATCCTCCTCTGAGAGCATGGAAGCCAAGGTTCCGGGTGACAGCAGAGccaccctgcctcccacccccggAGGGCACCTGTCCAGGGACGACGGGGGCAGCTGCAGCATCCCAGCTTGCTCCCCAAACCCATCCCACCACAACTTCCTTGCCCATTGCAGAGATTGGTGTGGGCACCACTGGCTTCGGCATCTTCTTCATCCTCTTTGGAATGCTCCTGTACTTTGATTCGGTGCTGCTGGCCTTCGGAAAT CTGCTGTTCCTGACTGGCCTCTCTCTCATCATCGGCCTGAGGAGGACGTTCTCCTTCTTCTTCCAGAGGCACAAATTCAAGGGCACCAGCTTCTTCCTGGGGGGCGTGGTCATCGTCCTGCTGCGCTGGCCTCTCTTGGGCATGTGCCTAGAAACCTATGGCTTCTTTAGCCTCTTCAG GGGCTTTTTCCCTGTTGCCTTTGGCTTCCTGGGCAGCGCCTCCAACATCCCCTTCCTGAGTTCG CTGTTCCAGAGGCTTCAAGGCACCAGTTCAATGGTCTGA
- the KISS1 gene encoding metastasis-suppressor KiSS-1, producing the protein MNVLLSWQLMLLLCATAFRETLEKVAPMENPRTTGSQLGPATLRAPWEQSPQCAAGKPEVAGPRPRGAALCPPESSAGPQRLGPCAPRNRLIPSPRGAVLVQREKDVSAYNWNSFGLRYGRRQAALPGSRSAARG; encoded by the exons ATGAACGTGCTGCTTTCCTGGCAGCTGATGCTTCTCCTTTGTGCCACCGCCTTCAGGGAGACATTGGAAAAGGTGGCGCCCATGGAGAATCCTAGAACCACAG GCTCGCAGCTTGGACCCGCGACGCTCCGGGCGCCCTGGGAGCAGAGCCCGCAGTGCGCGGCGGGGAAGCCCGAGGTGGCCGGGCCTCGGCCTCGGGGGGCCGCGCTGTGCCCCCCTGAGAGCTCCGCGGGCCCCCAGCGGCTGGGCCCGTGCGCCCCGCGAAACCGCCTGATCCCGTCTCCGAGGGGCGCGGTGCTGGTGCAGCGGGAGAAGGACGTGTCCGCCTACAACTGGAACTCCTTCGGCCTGCGCTACGGCAGGCGGCAGGCGGCGCTGCCCGGGAGCCGCAGCGCCGCGCGGGGCTGA